Proteins from a genomic interval of Trifolium pratense cultivar HEN17-A07 linkage group LG6, ARS_RC_1.1, whole genome shotgun sequence:
- the LOC123891177 gene encoding uncharacterized protein LOC123891177, giving the protein MGTWWGENDVVEDEDIDIDVCVAADGDLWVSVGSAGAPIGKFSVESEHDLANMVTDFLENAGSFGADSWCSSDSESCLSDFSHLAEKIQICKRSVTQHESDLITVVHSLIRSMKETNLEMMNSGPCYASCMRFYLAKLMRLSGYDASVCTSKWQPIGKIPGGDHEYIDVLVVNNSGKSERLIIDIDFRSHFEIARAVDSYNRILNSIPVVYVGSLTRLKQFLGIMVDATRSSLQQNSMPLPPWRSLTYLQAKWLSPYERITHSDSVINIGQDGNYFDHKQCRGHLKKLQSCLQAGTEVDRMLKARNTESNRRMKPDRWRHSLLRPI; this is encoded by the exons ATGGGAACGTGGTGGGGTGAAAACGACGTcgttgaagatgaagatataGATATTGATGTTTGTGTTGCCGCCGATGGTGATTTATGGGTTAGCGTTGGTTCAGCCGGTGCTCCGATCGGAAAATTCAGCGTTGAAAGTGAACATGATTTGGCTAATATGGTTACCGATTTTCTAGAAAATGCTGGAAGTTTTGGTGCTGATTCTTGGTGTAGTAGTGATAGCGAATCTTGTCTCTCTGATTTCTCTCATCTTGCTGAAAAAATTCAG ATCTGTAAGCGATCGGTGACTCAACATGAGAGCGACTTGATCACAGTTGTTCATTCTCTCATACGATCGATGAAAGAGACCAACCTTGAAATGATGAATTCTGGTCCATGTTATGCAAGTTGTATGAGGTTTTATTTGGCGAAGTTGATGAGACTTTCTGGCTATGATGCCAGTGTTTGTACATCTAAGTGGCAGCCTATTGGCAAGATCCCTGGAG GTGATCATGAATATATTGATGTGCTGGTTGTGAATAACTCTGGAAAATCAGAGCGATTGATTATTGATATCGATTTTCGAAGCCACTTTGAAATAGCTAGAGCTGTTGATTCATACAACAGGATACTGAATTCGATTCCAGTTGTTTACGTGGGTTCCCTTACTAGACTGAAACAGTTTCTTGGAATTATGGTAGATGCTACTAGATCTTCTTTGCAACAAAACTCTATGCCACTTCCTCCGTGGCGGTCTTTAACATATCTACAAGCCAAGTGGCTATCACCCTATGAAAGAATCACACATTCAGATAGTGTCATTAATATTGGCCAAGATGGCAATTACTTCGACCACAAGCAATGTCGTGGACATTTGAAGAAGCTGCAATCATGTCTTCAGGCAGGAACGGAAGTAGATCGAATGTTGAAGGCTCGAAATACTGAAAGTAACAGGAGGATGAAACCTGACAGATGGAGGCACTCGTTGCTCCGGCCTATTTGA